The window CTCGAGTTTCTGCCCTCTATATGACAAGGCCATTGAAACCACAGCCCACGCGCTTCTCCATTGTGATCATGCCAAGTTGACTTGGGCTCATTGGCATAATTATCTAGTTGATTTAACCCCCTGTACCCGAGAACCAGTGGATATTGCATTGGACATTGCTGAAAAAGACTCCTCCTTTGCTTTGGAACTCTTCTTTGCAGTCACTTGGTCCATTTGGTGGAATCGCAATCAAGCACTTTATGAAGATTTAGGTGCCCCTCCAACACAGATTTGGGAAATGGCTAATAGAATTCTTGGTTATTATAAGGAAGTTTGCTCATATTCTAACTTGCCCCTGGTCCCTTCCTTAACGAAATGGAGGGCCCCCCCTGCTGGTTTCATCAAAATTAATGTTGATGGCACAGCCTCGGATGATGGCAGGCCATCTAGCATTGGTGTGATAATCCGAGACAGCCAGGTCTCTTCTATTGCAACCTCTAACGGGGTCCTTTCATCACCTTTCCCAACTGAGACTATAGAAGTTTTGGCTATACAAGCAATTAACGAAGGTAATGTTGGTGGTGAGTTCGGGCACATCATTCAGAACATTAGGgacctttcttcctctttttcttggtGTTTATTCCAGCATCTGAAACGGGATGGCAACAGAGTTGCCCATGATCTTGCAAAAGCAGCTAGGATGTCAGGTGTCTCTTAGGTTTGGAAAGGTGTCATCCCAAGCTTTGTAGAGCATCTTATTCTTGAGGACCGTGGCTTGTAACTACTCTTGCAGCTCCACTCTCTGTTGTAATTCTATTTTTGATAAATGATATTCATATactttaccttaaaaaaaaaggggtatgGAAGATGGCGTTACTCATGCCGTgtgacaaaaaatataaaatttcttttcttaaattattttcttattttttttccatttacttGGGATTGCtatgatattttatatatatatatatatatattttttttttttttttttgttgataggcaaaaaagtaatctaaaTGGTAAGTTAAGATTTTGTAATACTCACGAAGTATTACAAAATTGCTACGCATAACCCAATTGTGGTAagcttaaattaaaattaataacaattacTATGGaatatgatttattatgaaaatattaattctataaaaatgttgtggatctACATCACTCAAAAAAATGGCAAAGGCGTAAAACCCATTtttgtccctacattttcactcgattcccactttggttcctaacttttttttttcaccgcttttagtccctaaaatcaaaaaaacGATCTCGTTTTTGTCCCTACCATCAGTGCCCTAAAGGCAAAGTCCTAGGTGGCAGACAGAACACCCTATTAGCTGACGTGACGCTGATGtggcaattaaaatattatttggcatttttatatgccacgtcagcattttaaatttttttttttttttataaaaagtcatgttagaaaatttaaaccaaaaaaagaaaataaattaaaaatcaaaacttaaattaaaaacacaaacccaaacggATCTAACACAAACTCAGATctaacacaaacccaaaaataaagaaaattaaaaacaaacattaaaacctaaataaaatatataaaaccgaattttcattttcttatctCTATCTCCCTCTCGAGTCAaactcctctctctccctcttggctttctcttatttctttttctctttaagttcaAGTTGCAGTTTTTGGGATATGGTTTTGATATGGGTTTATAGAAAGAGAGGCTGAGATGTGGTGGTTTGAATTTAGGTAGAGAGAGAGGGGTTGAGATTTGCGgtggtttggatttgggtttagagagagGGGCTAAGATCGGCGGTGATTTGGAGCAGATCAAGGGGAAGGAACCTTTGAACCAGCCCTTTCGCTTTTCGGGTTTTTCCTCGACCAACGCAGAGCAGAGCAAGGGGCGTTTTTTGTGGGTATCTGACTCGATCTTCATCAACAACGAGCAGAGGAAGGACTAACGGAAAGTCGCCTGTTTGGGTTTGAGAATATTGggggttttggtttgtttttcctGTGGGTATCTGACTCGATATTCATCAAcaattcattttctctctcacacaattCAACCGGTCtggattttttgtgtttgtttcccaAGAAAATTTACGGGTTTGAAGGTTAAGGTTTACTTTGTTGATTGGTTTGGTTGTTGGGTTTATtggttttctgggtttggttgTTTTGCTAGAGATTTGGGTTTGGTTCTTTGTTGGAGATTGATTTTGTAGGAGATCTGGGTTTAAGAGTTGTAGCTGCAACTATAACTGCAACCTCACCCATCTAGGTTTGAAACATTTTGCAGGggattgatttttctttgctttgctatgtgtaTTTGCAAGTTTGTTTactaagaaaattaaagaaaagaaaaaagaaatcttaaatattttaattttctgggcAAGAAACATGtttggggaagaacatgaagaatgaACAATCATGTTCTTCtaaaaaactaatgaaattttatatatattttatttaggttttaatgtttgtttttaattttctttatttctgggtttgtgttagatctgtctgggtttgtgtttttaatttaagttttgtttttttaatttattttctttttttggtttaaattttatgacatggctttttataaaaaaactaaaatgctgacgtggcatataaaaatgccaaataatatttttttaataatattttaattgccaCATCAGTGCCACATCAGTGCCACATCAGCTAATAGGGTGTTCTGTCTGCCACCTAGGACTTTGCCATTAGGGCACTGAAGGTAGGGACAAAAACGAGATCGCTTTTttgattttagggactaaaagcggtgaaaaaaaaaagttagggaccaaagtgggaatagagtgaaaatgtagggacgaaaatgagTTTTACGCCAATGGCAAATTATAATTTACCTACCTATGgttgaaatttgacattttacctATCTGAGGTTAGCTCAGTTAGAATTTCATAACTCATCTCTATTAAAAACAtgactaaatatgtaattttgctttACTTTTACAtttctctcctccaaaaacacaaaaaacattaaaaaaaatataatatcaaataagataaaaaagaatttatCAGAACACTTGCATAAAGAGattttaaatcataaataaCTTAAATTTAAGTCAAATTTTAAATGGGTAGAGTTTTAAATTTcagtaattaaattaaattttggggaaacagccgataagttgtaatttcaaggaaaaaaaaaaaaaaaagtagacgAATTTACTGGTTGGGACATTATGACAAGCAGATGATAGACCTTTCTCGATCCTTCTCTTTCTCGCTCCCGTATCTTTCTCTCCAAGCAAAGTACTAAGCAAAACCAGAGAGCGGGGGTGAGAGCCCAAAATGAGtacttcgtcttcgtcttcgtcttcatcttcatcttcatcttcatcacctCATCGTTCTCGTGGTCATAGTAAAAATAGTAGTGGTGAGGAGAGGCCTCGGTTCTTTGACTCAAAGGCGAAGAACAAGTGCTGGGCAAATGCAGGGATAGTCCCAGGAAGACACCCAGAAAGGTGGCGCAAGGACGCCGCCGGTAACATCGTCTGCAAGCGCTTCTGCAACTGCCAAGGCTGCCTCTGCTTTGAGTACGACCACATTGTCCCCTTCTCCAAaggtccctctctctctctctctctctctctctctcatacattTCATTGTTTCTGCAATTCTatatttcattcattctttGTAAGTGTCAAACTTCTGTATGCATAACTCAAGGTTTTTAGACTTAAGCTCGTAAGCCATTTTATTTTAGCCAGAATGTACGGACACTTCATTTATTGAACCCATGTCGTAACAGTAACatgtcatgttataattttcaaaaattactcGAATTATACCCGTATCTATGTCCGTGCCGGTGTATCCTAGGATTTTAGTctctaattttaaaatgatcacgtttattttttaagaaacttGGATCAGTTTATTTGgcttaaattgaaatttttttgtcaaaaatacgGTAAATAAAGCTAAAATATAGCTGAAGTAGTAAATtgaaacccatgaatagtataaaaaagtgtaataagatcatgaatagtaacaaaaatgaGTTAAATAGTAGAAAAATCTAGCTTTTTAAGCCAATGCTAAATGCAACCTTAAAGTGGTAGTTTTGCCATGTCATCTAAGGGACTAAAACGATTACTTTTAACTTTAGAAACTAGAATCACTCATGTGCTAAACTTTAGAAACTAGCAATGTATTTAaagccttgatttttttttcttcaattttaagCAGGACATAGATTTTGGACTGTTTATCAGTTTGAAATTGAGCATTTGTGATTTGGGTTGTGTTGCAGGCGGTGAATCTACATATGATAATTGTCAGATACTTCAAACAAGGGTGAACAGATATAAATCAGACAAAGACAATGTAGATCCAACTCAATTGAAAGGTTACTCCTGTGATGTCAAGTTTACTGGTATGTTTGCACCATTCTCTATTCTtgatccaaaatttgaaatgaatGTTCTTCGTCATTGATTAATAGCTTCTAGTTAGTTATGCTTGGTTATGGGCTTCTAAAAAATTTCTCAACGATGATTCTGTTTTCCTGGAAATATTGTCTTATTTAATAGCTCTCCATGTTAGGGGGGAATGATGTTTTACTTTTGGATTCGTAGAAACCCTGCAGTTTTGGTTCAGAGAGTCATCAACATGGTATGCTTTGATTGCTGTTTGTTGAGTTGGCCAGTTGGCGAATATCTTGTGTTTTTCACTTGACTTTACAAAAGGGGATGGGGGGAATGTTTGTTCCTTGCCTACATCCATAATTTGACAACTAGTATATGGCAGCAAATCAATGTGCTGTTGTTCAAGCATAGAATTCAAGTCTACATACTTTTTTCACTGCATCACTAATATATTTGAGTTTTAGACATAAGTTATTTGTTACCCTTTTCAAATGGCTGTCAAGTGATCTGTCCCTTGGATGTCCTAAGAGATAGTTATAGTGACAGTATCAAATCCACATCTGTTCATCGTATATCTGTTCATCATTGTTGTGAGACCTACATGGTTTTAGGTTACATTCTGGATTAGTAATGGAACCGCTGTCTTGTTACATATTAGGCTAAATAAGTTCATAAAATagtgaattttctttatttatttctgtttcattGTTCATTTTGATGAAACATACTTCAGATGCGTACATGtcaataaactatttttaaatgttCTCAGTATGATTCATCTATACATTACTTTAGCGTTGTTCCTTGATGCCTCTTTGCACTAGTGATGGATAAGCTCACTTAATCGATTTAAGAGAAAGTCACTTGGTgtatttttttgcaaatgatatAGTTTTAGTGAATGAAACTAGACATAGAGTTAATGTTAAGTTAGAATTTTGGCTAGACGCTTTGAATCTAAAGGCTTTCGATCAAGTAGGACTAAAACACAGTATATAGAATGTAAGGTTAGTAAAAGGAGAAACACAGATGAAAGGACTGTAAGACTTGATGGTCATGAGATTCCAAAGAGGGATTGTTTTTAATATCTTGGATCAATAGTTCAAAAAGATTGAGAGATTAAAAAGGATGTGAATCATAGCATAGGATAAGAGAAAGATGGATGATGTGGAGAAGCGAATTAGGAGTATTGTGTGATCGTAGAATACCTATTAAGTTAAAGGGAAATTTCACTATAAGACTAGTTTTGCTCTATGATATTGAATGTTAGGCTGTAAAGAAGCAACATATTCATAAATTTAAGTGTACTTGAAATGAGAATGCTAAGATGGATAAATGGAAATACATGAAAAGATAAGATTATAGGTTATGAAACATTTTCAGATATATGGTGGTCCAATGTCTTAGTGGTCTCTAAAAGTTTTAAAGGATTTGGGTGTTAGTTGCAGGATGTAGAAAAGTATCTAACTTATGTTCCGGCCCTGCTTTAGGTATTATTTTGGAAGGGTTTGAAGATTGTTTCTCAGATTTgcttttgattaataaaattagtCTATTTTTTGGGATGTACTATTGCAAGTCTAATTTCAATCTCATTATCTTAATCTAATGGATATTAAGAGTGTATGTGGGAGCTTGATCAAGCTTGTCAATAAGCAAGGCTTGGGTTTAGAGACCATTAAACATGGGATTCAGGGATGTCAATTAAATAGACTAGATAGATACATGGGATTAAGTGATGGTTGTACCAATCACTTTTGTGAATCCTTTaatgcatttattattgctcttcatttgatttttttgttaaataaaacaaattatttttattaatgctAAGACAAAGCTACATTTTCAAGTATATGTTTGACAATGACAGAAGGTATTGCCTCCAACATATTAGCTCCTTCCCATTGTTCAAATTGCTCACGACATGTCCCTTGGTCGTCCTTCAGCCCATAATCCTATTTCTACATTTGTCTCTGCATTGCTTTAACATGGAACAACATGCTTTTTTTGTCCACTTCATGTAATCAAGGCACCTTGGATCATTGCTTCCAATGTAATTCTTCACCATCAAGCCAAGTATCAATTTCCGATCAAAGTTGTTTGATTTGCTCAGACATTTCGGGAGAGGCATCTGTGTTTTCTAACTGCTCTAGAACTCGTTGCTTCTCCCTCACCTGATTCACTAGCGATTCCCCAATGGTCTTGGTCCATTTTATCAGCCCTTGGCAACAGCACTTTATCTTTTAACACACCACATACATCTTGGCCCCTTGAAACTCTGATCTCCAGGCTTGAGCAATAATCTCCTCACACTCCAGGTGTGTTGTCCAGCTCTTGCCTCTACCTTAAACCATGGAAACCATTATAGCCCTTGATGTCAATGAAAAGTGCACAATGATCTAAGGTTGTCATACAAACATGTTGGACTGTAGCATGCAGAAAACGCTGAGGTCAACTCACGTTAGCCACTTTCTGGTCCAAGTGCTTTCTCACTAGTTCTGTACCACTGCATTGACTGTTACAGATGAATTGAGCCCCAGAAATTGTCTTTAAGTAAACAATCACCAAAAGCTGTCATGAAACTGGCCATCTGCCACTCACCCCAAATGACTTCCATCCTTTTCCTCTAAAGATGAGATTTAATTTGTCTCAAGTGTAGAGCCACTGCATATCAACTTGGTGATACAATAAGCAAAGGAGATCCCAACTTCCACGGTTCTTGTTCACCTCTGGGATGACCATAGAACCTTGTCAACTGCCTTGGTCATCATCACTTGTACCTGAGCATCAATATGATGTCTCGAGTAACTCTGCACTTCCACATTCACTTCGGAGCCCCACTCCAAAGGCAGACCACCTCCATAGCCTTTAGGCAGTCAGGCTTCACCAAGCAAGCTTGTTGTAAACCTAGTCTGACTCACCTCGTATATCAATTCTTGTTTCCATGAGGAACAAGGCTTGGGGATGAAAACACTTCACCACATTGTGAAGCTTTTGAATTGAAGCCCCACTCCAAAGGCAGACCACCTCCATAGCCTTTAGGCAGTCAGGCTTCACCAAGCAAGCTTGTTGTAAACCTAGTCTGACTCAACTCGTATATCAATTCTTGTTTCCATGAGGAACAAGGCTTGGGGATGAAAACACTTCACCACATTTTGAAGCTTTTGAATTGACCGGGAGTTCCCCAACCCATGGTGGGCTTAGGGCTCTCATTGCTTAAGTTGGGGCTGAACCTCAGCTTCCTTCGTTGGTGAAAAGCTTGCATTCAACAAAAAATGGGTCTACCTTTATATGAAAGGAAGGTGTAGTATATCAGGTGCGCTGAATAATTTCAATCTCCCCTTTCCCTTACCAAAAAATGGCAATTATCAgcttaaacaaaattatttttagtggAATGACTGCTTTCTTACCTACTGAGTGTACATTCTTTTCTTTCGTTTCTAATGTATCAGTAGGTTGTGTTTTTCATTCAATAATCACAAATTTCTCCAACTTGCAGATAAGGAGCTTGATATAATTGAAATGGCTGTTTATGGGGATGTGATCCGCCCTGGAAACCAATGCCGTTGTAGAACTATTGCCGAAATGCTTGGCCAAAACAAGTCAAAGGACGACTTGGCTGCCTGCAAATTGCCCTACAATGATGAATCATTACAGCAACCGACATAAAATCTGGTGACAGTACTCTGATAAAGACGTCAAAGGGGTTATCTAAACATTTGTACCATCTTGGCCATTTTCTAAACATTTTCAAATAGATCCCTGCTCAATGGGGTATCTTCTATACTTTGATTCACTGCAATATcttaatattgttattattcttgaatttgaagtccataaaatgagaatgttaaaatagatgaaTGAGAATGTGAAGAGAGAAGGTTGGCTTTTAGTAATAAAGAGATAAGGGATACTTGTTAAAGATAATTTGGTAATGTATAAACTAAATTAATAAAGGTAAAAGCAATGAAAAGTGACAATACAGTAACATAGTATAATTTTGTATAGAATATGAtgataacaaaaaatatatattatatataggaTTATCCTTGATATATTGATGAGAGAATTCttcaaaaatgaatttaatttaattaatattaaaacttACATGACTTGAGTTTAACACCAAACATGAAGATAGGATTAgataagaactttttttttttggcaggcTAAGCTCTTTAAAAGGTACACTCACACTTGCCCTACAGGCTAAGCTCTTTAAAAGGTACACTCACACTTGCCCTAGTATCTtgatcccaaaaaataaaaaagtgtgtatatatattagctTGTTATTAATTCATAATTTGTGACTTGAGTTTTCAAATATACTAAATAGTAATCAACCCTTCTTTTACTAACGACCCCTTCGTTAATTGGCACATTTGAGCTTGACTCCATCCATGGGGTGAGTTTGGGCTCGAAACTCGTTGGGggcaataaagataaaaaggaATATACAAATTCAGTGTTTCAGACTTTATCAGTGACTCAATTCTCTCGTGactaccaaaaaagaaatctacATGTTTCCTTTTACACTATGCTTAAAAGACTAAGGTGAGAGTGAgacaattcattttttttcttttacacttcttttttttcaaatttcatgttAGAATACTATTAGAATATAAGCTCAATAGGCTTAGGCCCATAATTATAGGTTACTTAAACAACATACATTGTCTACCTATAAATAAGGCAAATTCTTATACTTTATTACACACAGTTTAATATACAGTCTTTCAAACTTTTACATTGCGATAAGGGGTGTGGGTGGCATCTTTTATGTGATCATTCTTCCATATCAAATCAAGGTAAAAGTATGTAAGCTTCTTCCCTAATTGTTCTCTTTCTTAAAAGTATGTAAGTTTCTTCCCTAattgttctctttcttttctccaaatattttttactctcaaggccaaaatgggcatttgcctctttcacccaaaacaagtagcaaaatgCCCATATTCTAAAACTATTTAACCATATGCTCCtattttaaactcgattttctaaaaatcgagtttcaatgaaaaactcaatttttaaaaaatcgagttataggcaaaaaaacttaaaaaaaaaaaaaaaaaatacatggaacttgagtttcatGTAACATTTTGTAAGTAACTTGATTTTCATTAAATctagtttttcattaaaactcaatttttaaaaaaaaaaaaaatcaagtttcaaaataggggcattCTACTACTTATTTTGGGTGAAAGGGGCAAATTTCCATTTTGTCCCTCACTATAGATAAAACTTTAattgatttcattttattcaaaGGATAATTCTTAAatctaattcattttttatttcattcaaATTAATGTTATCACTTCAATACATTAAGCTAAACTAATGGTTTGTTAAATATAAACTTATGAACAAGAGTTTGGCTTTGAAAATGTTTGGAATTTTGAGCTCCCAACCACCAAtagaaatatttatatttatcatgTGTAATGAACATGATTCACTTAAGTCAACTAATCAAGTGAGTatcttcacacacacacacacacaaaaaaaaaaaaaaaaaaaaacaccaagtGAGTTATGTGCATTGCCCATAGCAGGGTACGTGTCATCTTTCTATTCATAGTTagagaaaaacatttttttaaacttattaaATCTAACTAATATTACCAATAACTTAGATGGCTTATTATTAATCcttattgtatttttctttttaaatttatgtatttataaatTAAGAATTACTGATATATTACTATAAAAACATTTGTTGATAGTTTAGCATGTAATACACCTTTGAATTCTAGTGCTAAAATCACAAAGAACGTCCTAAAATAAATGTCCAAGgattagttgttgttgttgtattctctttttcttttcttttttcacttaaGATCATTATGTTGTCTATATTGAAAGGAAATTACTAAAAACCTTAGTCCgtacttgattttttttgggagaagaatTAATACTGGATACTTGATTACTTTGGTTCTTTAAAATTTCATGAGCTAAATTTTTAATTCGATTTGtcgagttatttatttatttacttaactAGATGACAATTGATCAGttatataaaagtaatatttttctttatctaataagatatttattaagtttgatatacaattttttggttGAGGAAATTGAGAAGGATTAGAAAATTAATGTGAGTTTGAGTCGTATAGAAACACATTTTTTATGATGATAATTGCCGCCACTAGAAAGCGTTAACAACAATTCACCTCTAAGATACAACAAAAACACCAACTACATACAACAAATGTGAAGTCTCCATCTAAGAGAAACTCTAACGAAATTGTGTATTTGACTATGGTTCAGACCCTTAATTTATAGACAATGAAGAGATATAACTCATTTGAATTGACACCCTTTCTAATTAAACAGTGTGACTTTCCATAATAACCAGTAGCCTTTTAATAAACAATCATTTCTATATCAGAGAAAAATTTCCATAAGAAATTATGCAATGCATCTCaacttattttaataaaataaaacatctcCATTTGATCCTGATCACACACATCAATTATTTTTGTATCATAAAATTACTTAAATAGTTTATGATCCAATTCATCTCAATTATTTATCAAGTGCATCTTAacttattttgattaaaaaaaatcaccattTGATCTCGATCGAGTTATATGTATCATAAAATAACTTCAATGATCTATGATCTAATGCATATCaactatattttaaaatcaattatttttgcATTGAAAAATAACTTCCACATATTATGATCTAATGCatctctatttattttaataaaataaaatatcaccATCTAATCTTTATCACACGAATTAGTTATTTCTAATGCAAAAAACAACTTTTACATGTTCATAGATTCTCtcaaattactttatttttgttggtgTTTGTGTTACTTTATAAATGCTTTTGTAATCTTTCAATATGGGATAAACCTGAAAATTAACTCAAACTTGTATCACTTTTTTGTTATACATCtattaattgatttataaaatACATCTCGAATTatggtaaatatatatatacatatatcatcTGTCccattattaactttttaaattctattttataatgATCTTGTCCTATCCTCAagttatctttttttaaaagatattttagTAGTAATTATAACCCAAAGCTGGCAAACATAATTCTATTCAGAAGTCAAAATTATGTTCCATTAAGTACGTTGACCATTGCCACAGGGTTGTAAGCACTGTAAGGGGACAAGGATAGGTtgaaaatctctcttttttcttggtGGAGAGGGTGGCTAATCATTTTTATAAGCACTATGAGCAGAAAAAAGAGTAATAGTAGTGTTGGGTATTGAAGAATCTCTATGCATATGCACCTAAACCAATATAACTACTCAATATCAAGTTATAGTCCATCAGTTACCTAATATTTCAATCATATTTCTGCATTAGCAGCTATGtgaaaactaaataaaacttATGCATGCATGTGCTGCAACAATCACCATAAGGAAATAGTACTTTTCATGAAagaatttttcttcctttctggGTTTGCAGGCACATGCAGTGCATAAGTTTGGTATGGTTTCAGCTAGAATTTATTATGTACAGTTAGTCCCAACTATGGTCATGAAAGGTATATCAATGCTTTTACCGACTGAGCATAgaaattaaacaaaacttaATTGTGAGCACCGAATTGCAAGGATTATTATTGTTGGACAATGATTGGATAGTTACACCTAGACCTACCTTTGACCTGCCccaccttctttttcttctctctagcAGATTGATAGCTACCTAATAAAAAAACCATGGTACTTTCTTTATTGCTGATGGGTTTATTTGGTACTGTGGTTTTAGTGAACTTGGATTTCGGAACAAGTCTTGACTTTGACCTAATGATATTACAACACACTGTGTACACTCATATTTACTAATGTCTTCTTCTATTTAAAGATTTAGattgaagtattaatttatgaAATGAAAATCCATTGCTGAGTGAAGTCTTTTGGTGCAGCTTGTGGAACACATCCTATGCAGTTATGCCAAGATTGTCAAACATctttgaaaatatatgtatatatctttTAGGCCTCTGTCTTTGTCTGCTTAAATTCATgattttatttaacaaatagATCTTCCTACGTTTGGATATAaaccttgaatttttttttttctttttcattgaatcttaaatgtttttgttagttttatggTCTACTAGTACCCACTATGCTTGCCTTCAAGATCCTTGTCATCGACCAAAAGACAACTTTAATTAAGAAAGTAATAATTCACAACCCAATAAATTTAACAAGATCAACATCTTGATTCGCCAGaattttgatgtttttattgATCAAAGATGCTTCATGACACTAATATGTGCAATAAAAgggtgtttttaatttttgtgctgcaggatttttatttaatttcctgGTTTTTGATTGTGCATGAGTGCAATTGAGTGCTTTTGAACCATGAAAAAGAGATCATGTAAGATCATGGGAGGCAGCAATTATGGCGTGAGATTAGTAACAGTTGTAGTAGCACGCTTCACATGGACATTGCTAAAAGGAAGTTTATTATGTCGTACCAAATCCACCCAAAAGTGCAACAACTATCAAAGAGGAGTTATAATAGTGAAATTGACATTTATAAGATTTGTTAGTATATGCACATTTGGATCTTTGGTTATGTTTGCATATTTGCTTTTACAATTGCTATATCTATTGTCTAAAGCCTTTCAGTTTAGTTGGGAGAGGACCACACTATCAAAGCCTTAACCCCAATACCCAAGAAACCTAAAATTCCCTCACCAA of the Quercus robur chromosome 10, dhQueRobu3.1, whole genome shotgun sequence genome contains:
- the LOC126703012 gene encoding uncharacterized protein LOC126703012; this translates as MSTSSSSSSSSSSSSSSPHRSRGHSKNSSGEERPRFFDSKAKNKCWANAGIVPGRHPERWRKDAAGNIVCKRFCNCQGCLCFEYDHIVPFSKGGESTYDNCQILQTRVNRYKSDKDNVDPTQLKGYSCDVKFTDKELDIIEMAVYGDVIRPGNQCRCRTIAEMLGQNKSKDDLAACKLPYNDESLQQPT